From the genome of Metarhizium brunneum chromosome 4, complete sequence, one region includes:
- the gel1 gene encoding 1,3-beta-glucanosyltransferase gel1: MKGFAFASALAAIGAVTASPTPTEQEPPTKRDSFPTVTVSGNAFWKGKERFYLRGIDYQPGGSSANEDPLGDTDVCLRDIANFKDLGVNTIRVYAVDNTLNHDKCMQALQDAGVYLVLDVNNPKYSINRGDPGPSYNAKYLQSVFATVDMFARYPNTLAFFSGNEVINDEKDTDKSAPFVKAVTRDMKNYMNTRGLRKVPVGYSAADVSSNRLQTAQYMNCGSDDMRSDFFAFNDYSWCNTNFKQSGWDQKVKNFTDYGLAIFLSEYGCIDNRPRKFEEIEAMMSSEMTGVYSGGLMYEYSYEDNKYGIVELKGGLKAKTVDKLDEYDAFKSALKNNPAPTGAGGAASTTHSVSCPTSNAGWQVNPSLVPQMPSQAEKYMKDGAGKGPGFDLSGDGSQNAGDSGTSTASVTGGAASPTGSGAKESDSAGVTTFGPVEKAPFIITGMVVFFTLFGTLLL; the protein is encoded by the exons ATGAAGGGCTTCGCATTTGCTTCGGCCCTGGCCgccattggcgccgtcaCGGCCTCCCCAACTCCCACCGAACAAGAGCCGCCCACCAAGCGTGACAGTTTCCCTACTGTCACGGTCTCTGGCAACG CCTTCTGGAAGGGCAAGGAGCGGTTCTACCTCCGCGGTATTGACTACCAACCCGGCGGCTCCTCCGCCAACGAGGATCCTCTTGGCGACACCGATGTCTGTCTCCGTGATATCGCCAATTTCAAGGACCTTGGTGTGAATACCATCCGTGTCTACGCCGTCGACAACACCTTGAACCATGACAAGTGTATGCAGGCTCTTCAAGACGCCGGCGTCTACCTGGTCCTCGATGTCAACAACCCCAAGTACTCTATCAACCGCGGCGACCCCGGCCCCTCGTACAACGCCAAGTACCTCCAGAGCGTTTTCGCCACTGTCGACATGTTCGCCCGATATCCCAACACTCTGGCCTTTTTCTCTGGCAATGAGGTCATCAACGACGAGAAGGACACTGATAAGTCTGCTCCTTTCGTCAAGGCCGTCACCCGCGACATGAAGAACTACATGAACACTCGTGGTCTTCGTAAGGTTCCTGTCGGTTATTCCGCTGCAGATGTCTCCTCAAACCGACTGCAGACTGCCCAGTACATGAACTGCGGCTCTGATGACATGCGATCCGACTTTTTCGCATTCAACGATTACTCGTGGTGCAACACGAACTTCAAGCAGTCGGGCTGGGATCAGAAGGTTAAGAACTTTACCGACTACGGCCTTGCTATCTT CTTGTCCGAGTACGGATGCATTGACAACCGCCCCCGTAAGTTTGAGGAGAtcgaggccatgatgagCAGCGAAATGACTGGTGTCTATTCTGGTGGTCTCATGTACGAATACTCGTACGAGGACAATAAATACGGCATCGTAGAGCTCAAGGGTGggctcaaggccaagactgTTGATAAACTGGACGAATACGACGCCTTCAAGTCTGCTTTGAAGAACAACCCTGCCCCTACTGGCGCAGGTGGTGCTGCTTCGACCACCCACTCCGTCAGCTGCCCTACTTCCAATGCTGGCTGGCAGGTCAACCCCAGCCTGGTCCCCCAAATGCCTAGTCAAGCTGAGAAATACATGAAGGACGGCGCTGGCAAGGGCCCAGGTTTCGATCTCAGCGGCGATGGTTCCCAGAACGCTGGTGATTCCGGCACGTCTACCGCTAGTGTCACCGGCGGTGCAGCGTCTCCCACTGGCAGCGGTGCCAAGGAGTCTGACAGCGCTGGCGTCACAACTTTCGGTCCTGTTGAGAAGGCccccttcatcatcactggCATGGTAGTTTTCTTCACCCTGTTTGGCACCTTGCTTCTGTAA